One window from the genome of Faecalibacterium sp. HTF-F encodes:
- a CDS encoding PASTA domain-containing protein has product MEATRLCPYCLQPLPDGAQSCPHCGKSFAGRNPGGTLPVGTVLAGRYTVGEMLSIDGEGILYRGAENLGRFRVTIKEYLPITLTAERTIGSVLRPKTGSEVLFKTTRMDFADLYHSIQRITPANGLEAVLDVVETNNTVYAVLENPGGTPLDQWLENHPGPIRPDDACAMLQPVFEGVAAMHKIGLVHRGICPENIRVMENGRCRLAGYATVGLRTAGSGLHEQLYEGYSAPEQYSTAEFEGRYTDEYSLAAVFYRMVCGQAPVPAAQRVVADSNPRAKSVNGSLPLYVSQVLQLGLRLRPMERIQTVPQLYQALSSKEYTAELTRTMKPETPVRTAPPEPERKEHLLSLKALLAGILILLSILILLTLWGILGRKNESASSAVEPEPASSEVMVPQNLVPNFIGMDYTQVQNNREYTSMYLFYVTEEYSDTAPAGQIIQQQPDADTVLKAGETIRLVVSKGPQMVEIPNIIGFTQDGAVKELEARGLVASCFMVVNDGSYASGCVVRTSEEPGTRVEVGTVITVYIAADPSVQITVTPEEPAATEPTTEPETPAAGAADPAGDTD; this is encoded by the coding sequence ATGGAAGCAACACGCCTGTGCCCCTACTGCCTGCAGCCGCTGCCCGATGGAGCACAAAGCTGCCCGCACTGCGGCAAAAGCTTTGCCGGACGCAACCCCGGCGGCACACTGCCGGTGGGAACGGTGCTGGCCGGGCGCTACACCGTAGGGGAAATGCTCAGCATCGATGGTGAGGGTATCCTGTACCGCGGCGCAGAAAATCTGGGCCGCTTCCGGGTGACCATCAAAGAGTACCTGCCCATTACCCTCACGGCAGAACGTACCATCGGCAGTGTGCTCCGCCCCAAGACCGGCAGCGAGGTGCTGTTCAAGACCACCCGTATGGATTTTGCAGATCTGTACCACTCCATCCAGCGCATCACACCGGCAAACGGTCTGGAAGCGGTGCTGGATGTGGTGGAAACGAACAACACCGTCTATGCTGTGCTGGAAAATCCGGGCGGGACCCCGCTGGATCAGTGGCTGGAAAACCACCCCGGCCCCATCCGTCCGGACGACGCCTGTGCGATGCTGCAGCCGGTGTTTGAGGGCGTGGCTGCAATGCACAAGATCGGTCTGGTGCACCGGGGCATCTGCCCGGAGAACATCCGGGTGATGGAAAACGGCCGCTGCCGTCTGGCGGGCTACGCCACAGTGGGTCTGCGCACAGCGGGGAGCGGCCTGCACGAGCAGCTGTACGAAGGCTATTCCGCCCCGGAGCAGTATTCCACCGCAGAGTTCGAGGGCCGCTATACCGATGAATACAGCCTTGCAGCGGTGTTTTACCGCATGGTGTGCGGGCAGGCTCCGGTGCCTGCAGCACAGCGTGTGGTCGCAGACTCCAACCCGCGGGCAAAGTCCGTTAACGGCAGCCTGCCGCTGTATGTTTCGCAGGTGCTGCAGCTTGGCCTGCGTCTGCGGCCCATGGAGCGCATCCAGACCGTGCCGCAGCTGTATCAGGCCCTTTCCTCCAAGGAATACACGGCAGAGCTCACCCGCACCATGAAACCGGAGACTCCTGTGCGCACGGCCCCGCCGGAACCGGAACGCAAGGAGCATCTGCTCAGCCTGAAAGCACTGCTGGCGGGTATCCTGATCCTGCTTTCCATTCTGATCCTGCTCACGCTGTGGGGTATTCTGGGCCGTAAAAATGAATCGGCCTCCTCGGCAGTGGAGCCGGAGCCTGCCAGCAGCGAAGTGATGGTGCCGCAGAACCTTGTGCCGAACTTTATCGGCATGGACTACACGCAGGTGCAGAACAACCGGGAGTACACCAGCATGTATCTGTTCTACGTCACCGAGGAATACAGCGACACCGCCCCGGCGGGCCAGATCATCCAGCAGCAGCCGGATGCAGACACCGTGCTCAAGGCAGGGGAGACTATCCGTCTTGTGGTGAGCAAAGGCCCGCAGATGGTGGAAATACCCAACATCATCGGCTTTACGCAGGATGGCGCAGTGAAGGAGCTGGAAGCCCGGGGCCTTGTGGCCAGCTGCTTTATGGTGGTGAACGACGGCTCCTATGCATCGGGCTGTGTCGTGCGCACCAGCGAGGAGCCCGGCACTCGTGTAGAGGTGGGCACGGTCATTACGGTATATATCGCGGCAGACCCCAGCGTGCAGATCACTGTCACGCCGGAGGAACCTGCAGCGACAGAGCCCACCACGGAGCCGGAAACGCCTGCGGCAGGTGCTGCCGACCCGGCGGGAGATACGGATTAA
- the gltB gene encoding glutamate synthase large subunit yields the protein MENFTEQKNTLGLYDPQFEHDACGIGAVVDIKGRKSHQTVDDALSIVERLEHRAGKDAEGKTGDGVGIMLQISHKFFSKVAEELNISLGNEREYGVGMFFFPQSEHLRAQAMKLFEVVTRKEGLEFLAWRKVPVNPDAVGQKARDCMPAIWQCFIKKPAKVSKGIDFDRKLYIVRRVFEQASNGTYVPSLSSRTIVYKGMFLVHDLRLFYTDLQDPDYESAIGMVHSRFSTNTNPSWMRAHPNRFILHNGEINTIKGNTDAMLAREESISSSIMQDDMNKILPIITTSGSDSAMLDNALEFMVMNGMDLPLAVMITIPEPWENNKNISQKKRDFYQYYATMLEPWDGPAAILFSDGDVMGAVLDRNGLRPSRYYITKDGRMILSSEVGVLECEPDNILVKDRLRPGKMLLVDTVKGEVVDDEKLKEFYASREPYGEWIDRNLVQLSKLKIPNVKVESYTGSQLTRLQKVFGYKYEDVNTMILSMARAGAEPSGAMGTDTPLAVLSNQHPPLFNYFKQRFAQVTNPPIDAIREKVVTSTSVYIGAHGNLLEDKPENCKVLKVHNPILTNTDLLKIKYMNVPGFKVATVSINYYKNTSLEKAIDRVFLEVDRAYKEGANIIILSDRDVDEYHVTIPSLLAVSAVSQYLIRTKKSTALALILESAEPREVHHFATLLGYGACAINPYLAHETIGQLIDEGLLDKDYYAAVEDYDNAILNGIVKIASKMGISTIQSYQSSQIFEAVGISKDVIDKYFTGTVSRVGGITVEDIQADVEALHNAAFDPLGLDINMELADSGAHKFRSGKEEHLFNPQTIHLFQKACWTNDYSAFKQFTSTVDSMGTDGVHLRSLLDFNYAPDGGIPLEEVEPVSSIVKRFKGAAMSYGALSSEAHETIAIALNRLGGRSNTGEGGEPEERYHSESNSKIKQVASARFGVTSKYLVSAEEIQIKLAQGAKPGEGGNLPGAKVYPWIAKTRHSTTGVGLISPPPHHDIYSIEDLAELIYDLKNANRSANINVKLVSEAGVGTIAAGVAKGGAQVILVSGYDGGTGAAPRTSIKHAGLPWELGIAETHQTLILNGLRTRVRIESDSKLLSGRDVAISCMLGAEEFGFGTTLLMAEGCVMMRVCNLDTCPMGICTQNPELRKNFHGKPEYIINYLTFVAEELREYMAKLGVRTIDELVGRTDLLRVKETASGSRASKMNLDCILHNPAIENSNVHFVKEDTYDFHLENTLDMKVLMKKFKLNSKAAQSVELNVSNTDRAFGTIFGSEITRKYGNTLPDDVYTAHCVGAGGQSFGAFIPNGLTLDLVGDCNDYMGKGLSGGKIVVRPPKGITFKPEENIITGNVALYGATSGKAYISGVAGERFAVRNSGATAVVEGVGDHGCEYMTGGTVVVLGQTGKNFAAGMTGGIAYVLDENWDFYQRVNKETVSLEPVEHKYDVATLKELIRAHVEATGSPRGKEILDNFSEFLPKFKKVLPYDYDRMLRVIASVEERGLDGEQAQIEAFYTVQKKK from the coding sequence ATGGAAAACTTTACAGAGCAGAAAAACACCCTTGGTCTGTATGACCCACAGTTTGAGCACGATGCCTGCGGCATTGGCGCTGTGGTAGACATCAAGGGCCGCAAGAGCCATCAGACGGTGGACGATGCGCTGTCCATTGTGGAGCGGCTGGAGCATCGTGCCGGCAAGGATGCTGAAGGCAAGACCGGTGACGGCGTGGGCATCATGCTGCAGATCAGCCACAAGTTCTTCTCCAAAGTGGCCGAAGAGCTGAACATCAGCCTTGGCAACGAGCGTGAATATGGCGTGGGCATGTTCTTCTTCCCGCAGAGCGAGCATCTGCGTGCGCAGGCCATGAAGCTGTTCGAGGTGGTCACCCGCAAAGAGGGCCTTGAGTTTCTGGCATGGCGCAAGGTTCCCGTGAACCCGGATGCTGTTGGCCAGAAGGCCCGCGACTGCATGCCCGCCATCTGGCAGTGCTTCATCAAAAAGCCCGCCAAGGTAAGCAAGGGCATTGATTTTGACCGCAAGCTGTATATCGTGCGCCGCGTGTTCGAGCAGGCCAGCAACGGCACCTATGTGCCCAGCCTGTCCAGCCGCACCATCGTTTACAAGGGCATGTTCCTCGTGCATGATCTGCGCCTGTTCTATACCGACCTGCAGGACCCCGATTACGAGTCTGCCATTGGCATGGTGCACAGCCGCTTCTCCACCAACACCAACCCCAGCTGGATGCGCGCCCACCCCAACCGTTTTATCCTGCACAACGGTGAGATCAACACCATTAAGGGCAACACGGATGCCATGCTGGCCCGTGAAGAGAGCATTTCCAGCTCCATCATGCAGGACGACATGAACAAGATCCTGCCCATCATCACCACTTCCGGTTCTGACTCCGCCATGCTGGACAACGCGCTGGAATTTATGGTGATGAACGGCATGGATCTGCCGCTGGCCGTGATGATCACCATCCCGGAGCCCTGGGAGAACAACAAGAACATCAGCCAGAAAAAGCGCGATTTCTACCAGTATTACGCCACCATGCTGGAGCCTTGGGACGGCCCTGCCGCCATTCTCTTCTCGGATGGTGACGTGATGGGCGCTGTGCTGGACCGCAACGGCCTGCGTCCCAGCCGCTATTACATCACCAAGGACGGACGCATGATCCTGTCCTCCGAGGTGGGTGTGCTGGAATGCGAGCCGGATAACATTCTGGTCAAGGATCGTCTGCGCCCCGGCAAAATGCTGCTGGTGGATACCGTCAAGGGTGAAGTGGTAGATGACGAAAAGCTCAAGGAGTTCTACGCCAGCCGTGAGCCCTACGGTGAGTGGATCGATCGCAATCTGGTGCAGCTCAGCAAGCTGAAGATCCCCAATGTGAAGGTGGAAAGCTACACCGGCAGCCAGCTCACCCGCCTGCAAAAGGTGTTCGGCTACAAGTATGAGGATGTGAACACCATGATCCTCTCCATGGCCCGGGCAGGCGCAGAGCCTTCCGGCGCTATGGGCACCGACACCCCGCTGGCTGTGCTGAGCAACCAGCATCCACCGCTGTTCAACTATTTCAAGCAGCGCTTTGCGCAGGTGACGAACCCGCCCATCGATGCCATCCGTGAAAAGGTGGTCACTTCCACCAGTGTATACATCGGTGCCCACGGCAACCTGCTGGAGGATAAGCCCGAAAACTGCAAGGTCCTCAAGGTGCACAACCCCATTCTGACCAACACCGACCTGCTGAAGATCAAGTACATGAATGTGCCCGGCTTCAAGGTCGCCACGGTCTCCATCAATTACTACAAGAACACCAGTCTGGAAAAGGCCATTGACCGCGTCTTCCTTGAGGTGGATCGTGCTTACAAGGAGGGTGCCAACATCATCATCCTGTCCGACCGCGATGTGGATGAATACCATGTGACCATTCCCAGTCTGCTGGCAGTGTCGGCGGTTTCGCAGTACCTGATCCGCACCAAGAAGAGCACTGCGCTGGCCCTCATTCTGGAAAGTGCAGAGCCCCGCGAGGTGCATCACTTTGCTACCCTGCTGGGCTATGGTGCCTGCGCCATCAACCCCTATCTGGCACATGAGACCATTGGTCAGCTCATCGACGAGGGCCTGCTGGATAAGGATTACTACGCAGCCGTGGAGGACTACGACAACGCCATTCTGAACGGCATCGTAAAGATCGCCTCCAAGATGGGCATTTCCACCATCCAGAGCTACCAGAGCAGCCAGATCTTTGAGGCAGTGGGCATCTCCAAGGATGTCATCGATAAGTACTTCACCGGTACCGTGAGCCGTGTGGGCGGCATTACCGTTGAGGACATTCAGGCCGATGTGGAGGCCCTGCACAATGCAGCCTTTGACCCGCTGGGTCTGGACATCAACATGGAGCTGGCCGACAGCGGTGCCCACAAATTCCGCAGCGGCAAGGAAGAACATCTGTTCAACCCCCAGACCATCCATCTGTTCCAGAAGGCCTGCTGGACCAACGATTACTCTGCTTTCAAGCAGTTCACCAGCACGGTGGACAGCATGGGCACTGACGGCGTGCATCTGCGCAGCCTGCTGGACTTCAACTATGCTCCTGACGGCGGCATTCCGCTGGAAGAGGTGGAGCCGGTATCCAGCATCGTCAAGCGGTTCAAGGGCGCAGCCATGAGCTACGGTGCACTGAGCAGCGAAGCCCATGAGACCATTGCCATCGCCTTGAACCGTCTGGGCGGCCGCAGCAATACCGGTGAGGGCGGCGAGCCTGAGGAGCGCTACCACAGCGAGAGCAATTCCAAGATCAAACAGGTGGCTTCTGCCCGTTTTGGCGTCACCAGCAAGTATCTGGTGAGCGCCGAAGAGATCCAGATCAAGCTGGCACAGGGCGCAAAGCCCGGTGAGGGCGGCAACCTGCCCGGTGCCAAGGTGTATCCGTGGATCGCAAAGACCCGCCACAGCACCACCGGTGTGGGCCTGATCTCTCCCCCGCCGCACCACGATATCTACTCCATTGAGGATCTGGCTGAGCTGATCTACGACCTGAAGAACGCCAACCGCAGCGCCAACATCAATGTCAAGCTGGTGAGCGAGGCAGGCGTCGGCACCATTGCTGCCGGTGTTGCCAAGGGCGGCGCACAGGTCATTCTGGTGTCCGGCTACGACGGCGGCACCGGTGCAGCACCCCGCACCTCCATCAAGCACGCAGGCCTGCCGTGGGAGCTGGGCATTGCGGAGACCCACCAGACCCTGATCCTGAACGGTCTGCGCACCCGCGTGCGCATTGAGAGCGACTCCAAGCTGCTCTCCGGCCGTGATGTTGCTATCAGCTGCATGCTGGGCGCTGAAGAGTTCGGCTTTGGTACTACCCTGCTGATGGCCGAAGGCTGTGTGATGATGCGTGTGTGCAATCTGGACACCTGCCCCATGGGCATCTGCACCCAGAACCCGGAGCTGCGCAAAAACTTCCACGGCAAGCCGGAATACATCATCAACTACCTCACCTTCGTGGCCGAAGAGCTGCGCGAGTACATGGCAAAGCTGGGCGTGCGCACCATCGATGAACTGGTGGGCCGCACCGACCTGCTGCGCGTGAAGGAGACTGCATCCGGCAGCCGTGCTTCCAAGATGAACCTCGACTGCATCCTGCACAATCCTGCCATTGAGAACAGCAACGTCCACTTTGTCAAGGAGGACACCTACGACTTCCATCTGGAAAACACCCTCGATATGAAGGTGCTGATGAAGAAGTTCAAGCTGAACAGCAAGGCTGCACAGAGCGTGGAGCTGAATGTCTCCAACACCGACCGTGCTTTTGGTACCATCTTTGGCAGTGAGATCACCCGCAAATACGGCAACACTCTGCCGGATGACGTATACACCGCCCACTGCGTGGGTGCCGGCGGTCAGAGCTTTGGTGCCTTCATCCCCAACGGCCTGACGCTGGATCTTGTGGGCGACTGCAACGACTACATGGGCAAGGGCCTGTCTGGCGGCAAGATCGTCGTGCGTCCGCCCAAGGGCATCACCTTCAAGCCCGAGGAGAACATTATCACCGGCAACGTGGCCCTGTACGGTGCTACCAGCGGCAAGGCCTATATCTCCGGCGTGGCCGGTGAGCGCTTTGCCGTGCGCAACAGTGGTGCTACCGCCGTTGTGGAGGGCGTGGGTGACCATGGCTGCGAATACATGACCGGCGGCACCGTGGTGGTGCTGGGTCAGACCGGCAAAAACTTTGCAGCCGGTATGACCGGCGGCATTGCCTATGTGCTGGACGAGAACTGGGATTTCTACCAGCGCGTGAACAAGGAGACCGTCAGCCTGGAGCCCGTCGAGCACAAGTACGATGTTGCTACCCTGAAAGAGCTCATCCGTGCGCATGTGGAAGCCACCGGCTCCCCCCGCGGCAAGGAGATCCTGGACAATTTCAGCGAATTTTTGCCCAAGTTCAAGAAAGTTCTGCCTTACGATTACGACCGCATGCTGCGCGTGATCGCATCCGTTGAGGAGCGCGGTCTGGACGGTGAGCAGGCGCAGATCGAAGCATTCTATACGGTGCAGAAGAAGAAGTAA
- a CDS encoding peptidase U32 family protein: MLQIPELLAPAGDLERLRYAINYGADAVYCGLPEFGMRSAPANFTPEQLAEGVIYAHARGRKVYLTMNTLPTNEEADRLPEAIREAAKAGVDAFIVADLGVLDACKTFAPEIDVHMSTQTGITNWAAARAAYNMGAKRVVLAREMTLQDIAILRDKTPPELEIEAFVHGAMCMSVSGRCLLSNYMAGRDANRGQCAQPCRWKYYLSEETRPGQLYEIGENENGSYILNANDMCTAPFLDLICKAGVDSLKIEGRAKTFYYVASVTAAYRKALDAYLADPANDNFELPAEVYEELTRTSHRHYSPGFYFGREQARQATDSATYIREWEFVGTVEGWENGVASCQQRGKWSLGDTLEALCPDGRSIPLSPEWIENEAGERVESTPHAMEKYTIPTPELPPMSLLRRKTV, translated from the coding sequence ATGCTGCAAATCCCGGAACTGCTGGCTCCGGCAGGCGATCTGGAACGCCTGCGCTATGCCATCAACTACGGTGCCGACGCCGTCTACTGCGGCCTGCCTGAATTTGGTATGCGGTCGGCACCAGCCAATTTTACACCGGAACAGTTGGCAGAGGGCGTCATCTACGCCCATGCCCGGGGCCGCAAGGTCTACCTGACCATGAACACCCTGCCCACCAATGAGGAAGCAGACCGTCTGCCGGAAGCGATCCGGGAAGCGGCCAAGGCCGGTGTGGACGCCTTCATCGTGGCAGATCTGGGCGTGCTGGATGCCTGCAAGACTTTTGCACCGGAGATCGATGTGCATATGTCCACCCAGACGGGCATTACCAACTGGGCTGCGGCCCGCGCGGCCTACAATATGGGCGCAAAGCGCGTGGTTCTTGCCCGTGAAATGACCCTGCAGGATATCGCCATCCTGCGCGATAAAACGCCGCCAGAGCTGGAGATCGAAGCCTTTGTGCATGGTGCAATGTGCATGAGCGTCTCGGGCCGGTGCCTGCTTTCCAACTATATGGCGGGCCGCGATGCCAACCGCGGCCAGTGCGCCCAGCCCTGCCGCTGGAAGTACTACCTGAGCGAGGAGACCCGCCCGGGCCAGCTGTACGAGATCGGCGAGAACGAGAACGGGAGCTACATCCTCAATGCAAACGATATGTGCACCGCCCCTTTCCTTGACCTGATCTGCAAGGCAGGTGTGGACAGCCTGAAGATTGAAGGCCGCGCCAAGACTTTCTATTACGTGGCCAGCGTTACCGCTGCCTACCGCAAGGCGCTGGACGCCTATCTGGCAGACCCCGCTAACGACAACTTTGAGCTGCCTGCCGAGGTGTACGAGGAGCTCACCCGTACCAGCCACCGCCACTACTCGCCCGGTTTCTACTTTGGCCGCGAGCAGGCCAGACAGGCTACCGACAGTGCTACTTACATCCGCGAGTGGGAGTTTGTGGGCACTGTGGAAGGCTGGGAGAACGGCGTTGCTTCCTGCCAGCAGCGCGGCAAATGGAGCCTTGGGGATACGCTGGAGGCCCTTTGTCCGGATGGCCGCAGCATCCCGCTGAGCCCCGAGTGGATCGAGAACGAAGCCGGGGAGCGGGTGGAAAGCACTCCCCACGCCATGGAAAAATACACCATTCCCACGCCGGAGCTGCCGCCCATGAGCCTGCTGCGCCGCAAGACGGTGTAA
- a CDS encoding glutamate synthase subunit beta — protein sequence MGKTTGFMDYTRKTSTDVPPLERIENFNEFHVWLSREEQQTQAARCMDCGVPFCQAGMMIGGMASGCPLNNLIPEWNDLVYHGKWELAMHRLMATNRFPEFTSRVCPALCEAACTCGDVTGSSVTVRENEHAIIETAYAKGWLHAAPPPSRTGKSVAVVGSGPSGLSVAEYLNKRGHAVTVFERADRVGGLLMYGIPNMKLDKSVIERRVKIMQAEGVEFRTNMDVGGAVAAEELLNSFDAVVLCCGAKKARDLNVPGRDANGVHFAVDYLTSVTKSLLDSQFADGKAIDAKGRNVLVIGGGDTGNDCQGTALRQGCTDLVALEMMPQPPKERAASNPWPEWPRVLKVDYGQTECLARFGKDPRVYQTTVKEFLKDDAGNLTGAVISYLKPERDPETGRTNMVPTGEEFTYNCQLAFIAAGFTGCENYVADAFGVELTARGNVADHTFKTNVEKVFVCGDMRRGQSLVVWGLREGRDCAAEVDRFLMGYTNL from the coding sequence ATGGGTAAGACAACAGGATTTATGGATTATACGCGCAAAACCAGCACGGATGTACCGCCGCTGGAGCGCATTGAAAACTTCAACGAATTTCACGTCTGGCTCTCCCGCGAGGAGCAGCAGACGCAGGCGGCACGCTGCATGGACTGCGGTGTTCCCTTCTGTCAGGCCGGCATGATGATCGGCGGCATGGCCTCCGGCTGTCCGCTGAACAATCTCATCCCGGAGTGGAACGACCTTGTTTATCATGGCAAATGGGAGCTGGCCATGCATCGGCTGATGGCTACCAACCGTTTTCCGGAGTTCACCAGCCGGGTGTGCCCTGCCCTGTGTGAAGCAGCCTGCACCTGCGGCGATGTGACCGGCAGCAGCGTGACCGTGCGCGAGAACGAGCACGCCATTATTGAGACGGCTTACGCCAAGGGCTGGCTGCACGCCGCACCGCCGCCCTCCCGCACCGGCAAGAGCGTAGCCGTGGTGGGCAGCGGCCCCTCCGGCCTTTCGGTAGCCGAATACCTGAACAAGCGCGGCCACGCGGTGACTGTGTTCGAGCGTGCCGACCGTGTGGGCGGCCTGCTGATGTACGGCATTCCCAACATGAAGCTGGACAAATCCGTCATCGAGCGCCGGGTCAAGATCATGCAGGCCGAGGGCGTGGAGTTCCGCACCAACATGGACGTGGGCGGTGCGGTCGCCGCCGAAGAACTGCTGAACAGTTTTGACGCCGTGGTTCTGTGCTGCGGTGCCAAGAAGGCCCGCGACCTGAACGTACCGGGCCGCGACGCCAACGGCGTGCACTTTGCGGTGGACTACCTGACCAGCGTGACCAAAAGCCTGCTGGACAGCCAGTTTGCAGATGGCAAAGCCATCGATGCCAAGGGCAGGAATGTTCTGGTCATCGGCGGCGGCGACACCGGCAACGACTGTCAGGGTACGGCCCTGCGTCAGGGCTGCACCGATCTGGTGGCTCTGGAAATGATGCCTCAGCCGCCCAAGGAGCGTGCAGCTTCCAACCCGTGGCCGGAATGGCCTCGTGTGCTGAAGGTGGACTACGGCCAGACCGAGTGCCTTGCCAGGTTCGGCAAGGATCCCCGTGTTTACCAGACCACCGTGAAGGAATTCCTGAAGGACGATGCCGGCAATCTGACCGGTGCCGTGATCAGTTACCTGAAGCCGGAGCGGGATCCCGAGACCGGCCGCACCAACATGGTGCCCACCGGCGAAGAATTTACCTACAACTGCCAGCTGGCGTTCATCGCCGCAGGCTTTACCGGCTGCGAAAACTACGTAGCCGATGCATTCGGCGTTGAGCTGACCGCACGCGGCAACGTAGCAGACCACACCTTCAAAACCAATGTAGAAAAGGTGTTCGTCTGCGGCGATATGCGCCGCGGCCAGAGCCTTGTGGTCTGGGGCCTGCGCGAAGGCCGTGACTGCGCCGCCGAGGTTGACCGCTTTTTGATGGGCTACACCAACCTGTAA